GTGCGGTGTGTTAATTATATTGAACGGTGACGGATATTGCACAGGGCGTTCAATGAATCAACACATTCTGCACGCCAAGCGCAGTTCCGATCCGCGTGGCCAGCCGCTATGTTGGCCCGGTCAAGGAGTTCGTGATGATGGATTTTGATATTGGCCGCCGCCTGCGCGAGGTGCGCGAGGCCCGTGGCCTGTCGCAGCGTCAACTGGCCAGCCGCAGCGGCGTGACCAATGGCATGATTTCCATGCTGGAACAGAACCGCACCAGCCCGTCGGTGTCGAACCTCAAGAAGATCCTCGACGGGATTCCCATGGCGCTGGCAGAGTTTTTTGCCGACCCGGATGCGCAGCACGAAAAGACCTTTTACCGGCATGATGAATTGACCGCGATCCGCACCAGCTTTGTGCATGGTCCGGCTGCGGCGGAATCGGCGCTGACATTGTTGCAGGTCGGCCAGCCGGGGCGGCATACGCTTCAGATGCTGCATGAACGTTATGATCCGGGGGCCGATACCGGGCCGGATCCCTATCGGCACGAGGCCGAAGAGGCGGGCATCGTGATCGAGGGGCATATCGAGATCACGGTGGGCGAAGAGGTGGCGATCCTTGGCCCCGGCGAGGCCTATATCTTTGACAGCCGCCGCCCGCATCGCTTTCGCAATCCGGGCGACGTGCCCTGTGTGTTGATCAGCGCTTGCACGCCGCCGACATTCTAGGCGCGGCGGCGACCCCGGTCAGGCCCCGGCGTGGTATTTGGCGTCCACCTGATTGATTGCCTCGACATTGCCGACGCTGCGGCCAGCACTGTCAAAGCTTTGCGCCAGAAAGGCATCCGCGATGGCCTTGGCCAGTTCTGCCCCGATCACCCGCGCGCCCATGGTGATGATCTGGGCATTGTTCGACAGCGCGGCCCGCTCGGCGCTG
The Gemmobacter fulvus genome window above contains:
- a CDS encoding cupin domain-containing protein encodes the protein MDFDIGRRLREVREARGLSQRQLASRSGVTNGMISMLEQNRTSPSVSNLKKILDGIPMALAEFFADPDAQHEKTFYRHDELTAIRTSFVHGPAAAESALTLLQVGQPGRHTLQMLHERYDPGADTGPDPYRHEAEEAGIVIEGHIEITVGEEVAILGPGEAYIFDSRRPHRFRNPGDVPCVLISACTPPTF